In Wolinella succinogenes DSM 1740, a single genomic region encodes these proteins:
- a CDS encoding DUF2443 domain-containing protein: MFEKIDLILRGIEASREEIEILLNMAKISFVDYIMIKRGSMDMPEHLGVWNLQQIDTEVAKLKEHIEALNKIKKEVLNW; the protein is encoded by the coding sequence ATGTTTGAGAAGATAGATCTTATTTTGCGAGGAATCGAAGCTTCAAGAGAAGAGATTGAGATATTGCTTAACATGGCAAAAATCTCTTTTGTGGACTATATCATGATCAAGCGCGGATCGATGGATATGCCTGAGCATCTAGGGGTCTGGAATCTCCAGCAGATCGACACAGAGGTCGCCAAGCTCAAAGAGCACATTGAGGCGCTCAACAAAATCAAAAAAGAGGTCTTGAACTGGTAA